The genomic interval GCATCGCCGACCATCCTGTCAGCCGGCTCGATGAGCTTCTCCCCTGGAATTGGCGGAAAACCACGACATCGTCACTGAGGCAGGCAGCCTGATGGCAGGTCCTCTCGTTCGCCTGAAGATCACACTTGATGACGTTGATCCCTTGGTGATGCGGCGTGTTGTCGTGCCATTCCGCATTCGGCTCGACCGGCTACATGATGTTCTCCAGGAGGCTTTCGGCTGGACCAACAGTCATCTCTATGAGTTCAGGATCCGTGACATCGGATTCGGCGTGCCTGATGGCGGCTTTGATGACCCCATCGATGCGCGCAAGGAAACGCTTCTTGCCGCCATCGAAGATATTGGCGCGAAGTCATTCAAGTATCTCTATGACTTCGGCGACGGCTGGACCCACACAGTGAAAATCGAAAAGACCTTTCCGGCTACCCCCGGCTTTGATGATCCTTTCCTCCTCGAGGCTGTCGGAAGGTGCCCGCCAGAGGATGTTGGCGGCCCTTGGGGCTATGAAGAGTTCCGTGAGGCCCTAGCCGACGTCAACCATGAGCGTCACAACGAACTTGTAGAATGGTGGGGCGACGCACATTACGATCCGGGCGACCTCGACGCCACCAATCTGCGCAAAAACGTCGAGGCTCTAGCCGCAAAATGGAAGCGCAGATCGCGCAAGAAAACCTGACACTGCGGTCCTCGGCGAATGCTTACACTTCAAGCGCTCAGAGCGGCATTCACTTTGTGATCAGGGTTTCCGCGTCACCGACGTGGCGTTGTTTCGGCAGATTCGGGCAAGGTCGCAGGCAGCCGTTTTCTATCTAACGCCTCCGTAGCTGCCTCGAGCCGAGCCACGCGCTTTTCCAAGGAGATGAGGTAGTCCCACTGCAAATCATCGATACCGAGGAATGCTTCTTCCCATAGACGCCATTTTTCTAAGAAGTGCTTCAGCATGTGCTGTTTCCTCTCGATCGATTTCACTGGAATTTTCTATGTCGCCCTATCTTGGGCCGGGCGGTAGCAGACACGCAGGCACTCTCAAGTCTGCAAGGACATGCTCGCTCGAGGGTGCGAAGGAGCAGGGTCACCCCGTGCGCTCCGCAAGAAAGATCACCTCTGCCGGTTGTCGCAATCCGCTCGCGACAACGGACACTTTCAGTCGACCCGCAAGCGCATCGTCGAACGTCGCGCCGATCACGACATCGGCGTTAGCGTCGACCTCTTCGCGCACGCGCGTGGCTGCTTCATCCACATCGAACAGCGTCATGTCCGGTCCACCGGAAATCGAGACGAGGAGCCCTTTGGCGCCTTTGACCGATGTGTCGTGAAAAAGCGGATTAGCAATCGCTGCTTCGGCGGCAGCTCTTGCACGGCCTTCGCCTGCCGCTTCTCCCGTGCCCATCACAGCTCGGCCCATACCGCGCATCACTGACCTTAGGTCGGCGAAATCGAGATTGATAAGCCCTTCCCTGACAATCAGATCAACGACGGAGCTGACGCCTGCATAAAGAACCCGATCCGCCATTTCGAAAGCCTCAGCAAACGTCGTTGCGGCATCTGCCACCCGGAAGAGGTTCTGATTTGGGATCACGATCACGGTATCCGCGCTCTCGGCTAGACACTCTACCCCGTGTCGGGCCATTCGCATTCGATGTATGCCCTCAAATGCGAATGGCATGGTTACCACGCCGACCGTCAGTATTCCGGCCTTCCGCGCAGCTCGAGCTATAACAGGCGCGGCGCCCGTTCCAGTGCCGCCCCCCATGCCTGCGGTCACGAAACACATATGCATCCCGGTCAGATGTCCCATGATTTCGTCGATCGTTTCTTCGGCCGCCGCT from Agrobacterium tumefaciens carries:
- a CDS encoding plasmid pRiA4b ORF-3 family protein, which translates into the protein MAGPLVRLKITLDDVDPLVMRRVVVPFRIRLDRLHDVLQEAFGWTNSHLYEFRIRDIGFGVPDGGFDDPIDARKETLLAAIEDIGAKSFKYLYDFGDGWTHTVKIEKTFPATPGFDDPFLLEAVGRCPPEDVGGPWGYEEFREALADVNHERHNELVEWWGDAHYDPGDLDATNLRKNVEALAAKWKRRSRKKT
- the ftsZ gene encoding cell division protein FtsZ yields the protein MNQTLGTTPDILHLKPRIAIIGVGGGGGNAVNNMMAQKLQGVEFIAANTDAQALSMSKAPRVVQLGLIATGGLGAGSLAEIGQAAAEETIDEIMGHLTGMHMCFVTAGMGGGTGTGAAPVIARAARKAGILTVGVVTMPFAFEGIHRMRMARHGVECLAESADTVIVIPNQNLFRVADAATTFAEAFEMADRVLYAGVSSVVDLIVREGLINLDFADLRSVMRGMGRAVMGTGEAAGEGRARAAAEAAIANPLFHDTSVKGAKGLLVSISGGPDMTLFDVDEAATRVREEVDANADVVIGATFDDALAGRLKVSVVASGLRQPAEVIFLAERTG